AGGTATCTCTGCAGCCGTGTTTGCAAAGTAGAGCCATCATCAGCTGGATACGCTTCCTTCCTGGAGCTGCACAGCAGTTTCAGCAGATTCTGTAATATGTTGTCAATATCAGGGTGGTGAGACACGCATACCCAAGCATGGCAATCAAATTGTCTCTGAATTTGTGGTTTCCAGAAAACATTTTTGGCCAACGTAGTCTTCCCAGAACCAGCAGGACCAGCTAGGGCTAGTGTGAGTAGCCTCTTTTCTCCATCGACCAATCTCCTCATACATTCTTTCTTTGGGTTTTCATAGCCAACCATCTCATCGTCGAGGAGAAGAGGACTCACTCTAGATCTGTTTGTTGAGCTTGATGATGAGGATGCAGCTGGATTAATGGAATTGAAAGCGCTCTGTGACATGATTTCTTCTATTTCCTTTCTGATGCTTGCTATTTTCTCCGAGACTCTGCGTAGCGGAAACTGATGGTAGATGTCGTGGAGGGCGCCGTGAATCTTGCGAGTGATGGTGTAATGGTGAAAGGTGTAGAGCGGCGAGTGAAGGATGAAGTCGTCAACGACATCTTCGATGTCGTAGGCGATTTTCCTAACTTTGTCGACGAGATCTAGCTGCCTCTTGCTCCCTTCACGCCCACAGTTGTCTTCCATGAAAGCCTGCATCGATCTAAGCCACCTTTTCATGCTCTCGATATCATCTTTCTTCACATTCAAAGTGAGATTGGATTTGGTGAGGAAAGGAATAATGATCTGGACTACACTCAACGCCGACGCAACTGCCACTTCAgccatttttgtttctttgttggGATGAATAAAAGACCCCAGCTTCCAAGGGATAtaaagaaacaaaatataattactCGACTGCTTTATAAATGTACGCGTCATGTGACTGCTTCAAGCTTCATGCTAATCACTAGTTGTATTAGTTGGTCTAAATTTCAAACCCGGTGTTCTCGACCAAGATGCCGTGTTTACTTGAAACAGTTTGTTTAACATCTTATAAGTTTTTTCTAAGTCGTTAATCAAAATAAGtttttaaacaatttataagatcttctaaatattactccatatttcaaaattttgtgtaattttttttttcttacttcTCATTTTACCTTAATTTGTCATCGAtacaatttttttactttttcatctAGACATACATTTATTGATAGATAGTGGGAGTATAATTAAGTATATTTCATAAATGGGGTGAAATCAAGACAAAGTTATTACGTGGAGAAATAAGAGAGTAACATTTTAGAAATACTTGGGCCATCGTAATTCGATTAATTATCCTTTTGCTTTTATCAAACCATCAGATAAGATAAGTGTGTGTGGGATAAAATAATGATGTgatgaataatttgaaaatccAGCTAGGTTTGTAGGATCCCTCTTGTCGTCTTAGTACCCCATGACAAATATCAACTTTAATTCTGAgagagttatgttttgtttaattAGTTTGGTTGTGTGGTAGATTCCACGAATTTAATTAAGAAGGAAAGATGCCAAATTGTTTGCCACGCGTAAACAACCTATGGTAGAAGATTCCTCCAACATGCAAGTTGCATGTGATAATATAAATCGACGACCTGCAAAGTAATTTGACTTGGGATCATGGGATGCATATATGCAGTAACAACATTTAATCATCGTCaatatatattgatatgtaAATAATTTGTAGTAGATGCATCAATACgcagaaaacaaataaattatgtcACATATATGTTTTGACGAGCATATTAATGTGATCATAGTAGTCAATAGGTAATTCTTACCCTTAGTCCTTCCAGCTGCAATCTACTTTATAGTTACTTTTGttctaaaattaatatttatagtttatttttattttatcatgttagattttttttttttataatgatGAAAATTTCCAATCGCTATCACAATGATAAATAGGGACCTCAATCGAGCCAACTCATCAAATTTTGGGTCAATCTTATTGAGTTGTCAAGTTATTCGGGTGCGGGTTAATTCGAttgaaaaaaatttgaattagAAATTTCCAACTATAGTCggattaaaaaatttatgaaaaaaattaatagtagtatatttttcttgacaatattatatttgtaacaaACAAATATCTATATacctatacctattataaaagagccttgttttacaaaatttgatttgcctattatgtccctattttttaatttattttaaggacAATAATGtaatataattttatcattttattattattattattgaagaaTCCCACACTAATCACAATTCTTTGTATTCTTAAAGCGATGctaataaatatatactattatCATACATATTGTGTACTAATTGAACTCTAAATATATTGGAATCACTCTTTTTTTCGAAAATCTAATCTTTAATCTAATCCTATTTAAAGCGTGTTTATAAATAATAGCTACGGATGACTCTATCCTGATAAAAGAACAATATTTTGCTCCACTAGAGTTTTGATGGTTTAAATTATGACCTTAAAAGTAGACTTGTTATGTCTTTGACGTAAGAAATAAGGCACGCAGACGAGCAAATTTACAAATTGTCAATCACTCTTTTTTCCCAAATtctcatctttaatttaagggTGAGATTTTTATGTAGccctttgaataaaataaataagttaactATCACAccccataaataaataagttttgtagcacATTCTTAATGGTCCCCACCAAATCTTtgacttatttaaaaaaaattgttttcttTAAACAATAAAAAACGTGTCCACAGAATCTTCTcaacatattattttttgtcttattatgtctctctctctctctctccaaaatcGTGATTTGATATatcttttagggtttagggtttctttTCTTGCATGAATCGTGAGGATCGGCTGATTCAGCCCAAAAGTGGTCAAAAGTTGGGAATCTTGTTTCAAATCattcccaaaaaaaaagaatctcaTGCACGCCTTGAGAAGACCGTGCACTAtacacgcctctctctctcttctattattatttgattttgcatcttccaaattcaaaaaacaaagagacaaaaaccctaaaaaactcACCATACacgcctctctctttctctaacCATACACGCCCATCGTGCacgcctctctctttctctaacAAACTCACGCCCACCGTGCACTCCATACACGCCTATCTCTCTAAGAAACTCCAGCCACTATGAGTTCAACGGAATCAGATTACGATGGGGAAGAGGCACAACGAGGAAGTCGCCCGAGTACATCAAGGAGGAGCGAAAAATACCCGACGCCGAATCCGGTAAGTAACCGTGGCCTATATTTGTCAAAATTTGAGTTTCTGTGTTTTGTATTGTTAAATTTGTTTATTAGGTACACGGTTTTAGCATTTTTTAGACAATTATGTTGGTAATTTGCGAAATTTGGAATCTGAAAATTATTTTgaacaaccgtgtacaaccgtgtacggttcttcagtacacggttgtacacggttagaCAATTATGTTACACGGTTAGGATTAATTGATGTAATATGCcttaattgtgtatttttaaCGTATAAAGGTATTTTTCGTACACGATTTAATCGTGTACAGCCGTACACGGTTTGTTCATCCATACACGGTTTATCTAAAATCGTACACGGTTGATTTTAAATCATGTAATATGCCCTAATTGTGTATTTTAGACGTATAGAGGTATTTTTTGTACACGAtttaaccgtgtacaaccgtacaCGGTTAGGGTATCCGTACACGGTtatacacggttgtacacggttggtctAAAATCTGTACACGGTTGATATTTTTTGATAATGATCATCATTTTGAATTAATTGCAGCCTCCGAGGCATGTTTGGTTACGTCCGTGCATGCAAGGTTATGCCGCACGTATCAATCACTACATCAAGGACAAGACACTGAAAGAAGTGGAGACCTGTCTGACGCATTACCGGTGTCTTGAACAGTTTAAGAAAGGTCCGTTTGGGCATTTACTTCAGTTGAAGAGGCAGGATAGTGCGAATGCCGCACTGCACCATCTTCTTGCACGGGAGTTCAAGGTGTTTATGAGATCGCCGCCGGGTACTTATGTCACAGTGATGGAGACGGGTTGGGTGATGTCCCAGGAGCTATTCCACAAGATTATGAATCCTCGCGAGGAGTTGGACGGGGAGGtataataatttgattttacTGTGTTTCTTAAGATTTGCATTGTACATAATTAATCATGAATTTTTTAAGCAGATATTAGACCTCTAGAATCTGAAGGCTCTCTGACGGCTCCGTCATAATCAGCAGTGGATAGATCGGGGGCATACGAGGCTCGTTGCAGGCGTGACACGGGCTAGAACGCCGATAgcttttttggatttttatgtAAGTTTTTGATAGAATAATTTCTGTTTATGTATATACAACTACCTATAAATTAATCATGAATCTGTGATTGTAGGAGACCCTTTGGAGAGAGTTCAAGTCGTTGCATCCGAATGAGCCAGATTGGGACAACATTCGGGGTCGACACGGATACGAGGAGTGGGTGGTGCCCGACAAGCTGATCGCCATGTTTCATGGAACTGATTCAGGCCATACATGGCCTTGGTTGGAAGCGAAAGAGGTAagtataatataaacatattttggAATTTTCTAACTGAAATACGTAACGTTTCATATTGTGTTGTAGATTTTTGCTATTTGCAATGTCGATAAGAGTCATTGGTGTACTGTGGTTATATCTATCTCCGCATGGGAGGTGAGAGTGTATGACTCACTGTCACATGTGGAAGGTGCACGAAAGCGTCGACCAAGTGCATTGAAGCCAATCACTCGCCTGATGCCTAAATTGCTGCACACTGTGGGTTATTATGCACACAATCCCGTGAGGTTTGTGCACGCTCCAGATGTGGCTATGAAGATCGTCATGATGCCAATCACAGAGCAATTCCTCCAAGAAGATAGTGTAAGTTGTGGTgtgtttgcatgtgcttatctGGATCGTTTGATTTGTGGCGCACCAACACGTGAGCAGCTGAGGACACCCGCACAGATACAAAAGTATCGACAGATTATAGCTGTTAGGATATGGGAGTTGTGTATGGATCCTCCCCCTATTCAGTTCAGCTGATGAACAATTTTTTTGTGTTTAAAACGAATGTATGTTAAAATACACTTGATTTGCTGTTGTTTTGTGGTTTGATTTGTGCTTATGTTTGGTggtttgctgtttttgtgtttggCATGGTTGTTGGTTGTTAAAATACGGTTGATTTTATGACTTGTTGGTGTTTTTGGGGTGAACGAGGGCTGAATGGCCTTTGTACACGGTTAgaccctaaccgtgtacagtTTCTCGAAACCGTGTACGCAACCGTGCACGGAAGAACTCGAAACCGTGTACAGCACACGGCCAAACACTGAATCGTGTCACCGTGCACGGCTGCGTGTTCATCGGTACACGGTTGCGTACACGATTGGTCCCAAGGTGTACACGGTTAGGGTCTAACCGTGTACAGAGGGCAGGCCACCGATTTTCAGCCCAAAAACAcctgttttttgaattttaaagccAAATCAACATGTagcaacaacaaattcaatGTTCAAACAACAATCAAACAACCAAATTCATTTTCAAGATCAAATCGAGGACATGCATTCCTAGTGTGAGTTCCACTTAATCAAAACCAAATCTCTCACTGTATCCAGAATCACTCACAACCCAACATTTAGAGGATATGCATTCCTAGTGTGTGTTCCACTCCTACAAATTCCGCATTTCTTCTTTCGTCGCCTTCGTGCATCGGGTGGTTGCTCGACACCCTCCACCGGCACGTTCAAGTCCAATGGTCCCACTTGCGCTTTGCATCTCCGGGCATTGTGACCTCCACCCTTGCAACGTGAGCATACTTGAGGTCGAGAATTAGGAGTACCCGAATTAGGAGGACCCGAATTAGGAGGACCCTCAACTGCTGAACGAGCCCTACTCAACTTCGGTCGTCCCGCATGGACCGTGATATCCGGGGGTTTCACAACATAGGCTGATATCTCATCGGGCACATTCCAATACGTAGGATGTGGAACGGGAACAATACGCTCCATATATGTGGCCAACAGCACGGATTGTTTGAAATATCCTCCAACAAAATCCGTGACTTGCAGTCCTGCACGCCTAATAAAATGCAAagataaaaagataaatttacaaaaaattacttcaatatgcaaaatttgtaataaatgagATACCTAATAGCGGCACAAGCATGACGACACGGAATGTCATCCAGGTCGAACTGAGCACAACTACAAGTCCGATTCTCGAGATCGACAATGTAGAATGCATGatcatcctcaacactaaaCATGTGCGTCGTCGTCCCTCGAACAGCCAATTGCCGACCCGCTTCGACAGCCACATGCAACTTTCCCTCTACTACCTCAGTCAACTCATGTGACCTCGATGCAGCCGAGATGCGTCGCCTATCGAACCATTTCTCCATAATGGCTCGATAGGTCTCGATCAATGAAGCAACCGGGAGTCGTCGTGCCCACAACAGTCTACTGTTCATCGTCTCGGCAGCATTCGACGTCATGAAGCTCGTGCGTCGTACAGGGCACTTGGACCTGGCCCATCTCTCCACACTAATAGTGTCGAGGCGTGTGTGCGCGTTGACTTTCAGTAATTGAAGCGCAGAAAAATTCCTTTGAAAATCGTCTGATCGATAGGAATATGCCGCTGCTTTGAAGACTGCAGCTACATGCTGCCCATAATGCGCGAGATTCTTCTGGATATGGTAATAGCACAACCCGTGAGGGACGTTCGGGTAGACACACTCCACAGCATTTCTGATGCTCTTGTGCTGATCAGACACAATCAAGAGATCATCCGGCTGACCAAAGCAAGTCCGCAGTCGGTGGAAGAACCAAGTCCAAGACTCGTCGTTCTCGATAGGACCAAGCCCAACTGCGAGAGGAAATATTGCTTCATTCCCATCCTTTGTAATAGCGACGAACAAAATGCCGCCGTTCCTTCCCTTCAGATGGGTCCCGTCTACGACGATGATCGGCCTCAAGTAACCCTTCTCAAAGGCAGCCACGCTCTGTCCAAGTGCAACAAACATATGATGGAACTTGCCATCATCCTTCATCTCAAGGTCGTATAATGTGCCGGGATTACTCATTCTCAGCATATACAAATACGATGGGAGCATCTGATACGAGTTCCCAAAATCACCATACGTCATCTCAATCGCGATGTTTCTTGCACGGAGAGCGAAGCTGTAATTGATCTCAATACCGAATAAGCGCTGCATCTCTGACATCATCTCCTTCGGCTTCAAAACGACCCCCTCGCCTACCAATTTCCGTGCAAAATATCTTCCAACAACCCTCGCCGGAATCTGTCTCGGGGCAGTGCGATTCAAATCCGTGTGGCAGGTATGATCCATCACCACCTTGATCACTCTCCAGATCGATGCACTCTGAACGGCTCGCAGCATGAACGGACAACCGTTGCCATGCTTGCAAACAAACCACAAACGGGTCGTACTGGAACGATGCACGGCGTACTCCACGTGATTCTCCATATGGTACAGGCCAACAGCGATTGCCAAATCATCCTTCGACCGGAATAGAGCCCCCACTGATAATATCCCGCTCTCCAATACGTTAGAATCCTCACAACCTAATGCCGGCGCATCATCAAAATCGAGGACTGGAATCCCCCAGTCACGTGCCTCAAGCTGCTGAACTCCAACACGAGGCTCGACATCGGGCTGATCATCCGATGTGAAATTCTGAGGCCCTGTCTGTCTCCACGCTTCCTGTTCAGTCGACACTGAATCCAATATCTCTCTGCGTCGTATcgcctcttcttcctcatccGAAGACTCGGACTCGTCTTCCTCCTCATGCGACGATGAATCGTCCCTACTATCATCGTGTGTAGGGATACTTCTTCCAACGTCCGTCTCGATAGAAAACACAGTAGACCGATGTCCCTCATAATATACCCGCTCTTGAGTCCGAGGAACCGGAGCCGCAGATTGTTTGCCCTTCTCGATCACGTAAACAACGGGATATTTCTTATGCTCGGAAATCAGTCGGTTCAAATCCGAATCAGTCTTCAAAGCCACTTTTATTCTTCGCCCTTCGTCCGTGGTCGATGTATAGAAAAGCATATAAGTGGATCGACCATCCTCGTTTAATTGATCGTGCACCTCTTGCATCAACTTCGCATGACAAAGGTCTTCCTTAGACATGTACACGACAACCTCATCGCCTCCTTCATACTCGGTTAATTTCCACTGACCACTGTGCCGTATAACGATTGCTTGAAACGACATTTGCTTCAAAACGACAAAAATACAAcatttaaatacacaaacaGGAAATCGTGTACCCCAATACATCAACTGAATATACAAACATGCTAAAAATAACCTCAAAATCATATTCAACCCAACCGTGTACAGCAAATTCGaccaccgtgtacaaccgtgtacacaACCGTGTACACAGAaaccctaaccgtgtacagcaGAACACTAAGGGTTCAAAAATAAGGTAATTTGCGTACAGAGTGTTTTTTTATGCCGTTTTTTAGtccaaaacatgtaataagtcatatatataacataattattgaaataaacaacaaaaaatcactaaaactcaaaccgtgtacaaccgtgtacaaccgtgtactctAGAACACCAACCGTGTACagccgaaaattaaaaaaaaatatgtatttcacATACCTTATGTAATACAAGCctttagatgatttttttttgaatttttgagcaACCGTGTATGAGTCGTGTATGTGTATTGAgaggattttcttcttctttcttgttcAAATGTCTGATGAATGAACATTTGGTTGGTATCCTTCATTAACTACCCACAGCAGCCGTGTACGGAGCATTTAATTTCGTGAATTTAAGGTTGTTTCCTTAACAAGTGTTTGAGTTGGTGTAAATGCACCCAACAACCATAATATCACATAAAATCACGCCATAaacgtgaatagagagagagaatcagattttgCTTATTTTTAAATCACATTTTAATGTGATTTcggttatttttaaatcaaatagagagaatcagattttgATCACATAAATTCACGCCATAATGCCATAAGATATGGTTTGCTTACTCAGTTTTAATTTTaacgtgaatagagagagagagaatcagattttgattttatttggttatttttaaatcaaaaataaGTAATATGTCACTATCATTCACTTTATTGACTTGTACTTATGTACTTTAGGTCAAATgtgctacaaaacttatttatttatggggtgtgatacaaaacttatttattttatcaaaaatgctACTACTATGTATTGTCACTTTATTTAATCCTATTTGTTTCTCTTCACACGTGTACACTACGAACATCTCTCACCATCGACTCTCACCAAATACGTACAACATCTCGTAGATCTTATCGTTCTTTAATATTTTGATGAAACTTTAATTAAGTGGAAGTTCGCCGCACTGGCCAGATAAAAATTCAGGAGAGAATTGCAGCTCTTATAGATAGGTAAAGTTCATGTTATTGTATGTCTATTTTTGTCGTCAAATATCGTTACGTTAGCACGCTCAATTAAACCGATGGTTGGGCCACAatataagtttatttttttaatttttttttatggttgGGCCACAatattagtttagtttttttcttTGGATTATTATTCTTttagataattaaaaataacatgaGTCAAAATAAGTAAAACTTTTTCCTGAAGGGGAATTTTTGTTTATCATTAAAGATAAGTAAATTGGATTGAAGCGTAAAAAACTTTCTGATCAAAGATAAGTATCTCTCCGTTAGATTGAAGTCTGTTGCACTTTCGCTTGAAGCCTTGAATAGTTGAATGTATGTTTCATGAGTATACAAGATATATGGATGCAACAATTCATTATATTTAAATGGTACTATGATGTATACATACGTAAAAGGTGGGGATAAGCCCTAAAAAAAAGGTTTTCTAACTTTTGACATCCTTTGGTATCTGATGCTTCTCACAATTCTGTGTTtgctattttttatttgaataataaGTTCGCTATCATATTTAATCAATTATGATTCAAACCTCAATATTACaggtttttttattatttttcttgtcTGTGCTGAAGTATGAGTACACGAAATTTTTCGTCCACATCA
The genomic region above belongs to Salvia miltiorrhiza cultivar Shanhuang (shh) chromosome 5, IMPLAD_Smil_shh, whole genome shotgun sequence and contains:
- the LOC131025532 gene encoding uncharacterized protein LOC131025532 codes for the protein MSFQAIVIRHSGQWKLTEYEGGDEVVVYMSKEDLCHAKLMQEVHDQLNEDGRSTYMLFYTSTTDEGRRIKVALKTDSDLNRLISEHKKYPVVYVIEKGKQSAAPVPRTQERVYYEGHRSTVFSIETDVGRSIPTHDDSRDDSSSHEEEDESESSDEEEEAIRRREILDSVSTEQEAWRQTGPQNFTSDDQPDVEPRVGVQQLEARDWGIPVLDFDDAPALGCEDSNVLESGILSVGALFRSKDDLAIAVGLYHMENHVEYAVHRSSTTRLWFVCKHGNGCPFMLRAVQSASIWRVIKVVMDHTCHTDLNRTAPRQIPARVVGRYFARKLVGEGVVLKPKEMMSEMQRLFGIEINYSFALRARNIAIEMTYGDFGNSYQMLPSYLYMLRMSNPGTLYDLEMKDDGKFHHMFVALGQSVAAFEKGYLRPIIVVDGTHLKGRNGGILFVAITKDGNEAIFPLAVGLGPIENDESWTWFFHRLRTCFGQPDDLLIVSDQHKSIRNAVECVYPNVPHGLCYYHIQKNLAHYGQHVAAVFKAAAYSYRSDDFQRNFSALQLLKVNAHTRLDTISVERWARSKCPVRRTSFMTSNAAETMNSRLLWARRLPVASLIETYRAIMEKWFDRRRISAASRSHELTEVVEGKLHVAVEAGRQLAVRGTTTHMFSVEDDHAFYIVDLENRTCSCAQFDLDDIPCRHACAAIRRAGLQVTDFVGGYFKQSVLLATYMERIVPVPHPTYWNVPDEISAYVVKPPDITVHAGRPKLSRARSAVEGPPNSGPPNSGTPNSRPQVCSRCKGGGHNARRCKAQVGPLDLNVPVEGVEQPPDARRRRKKKCGICRSGTHTRNAYPLNVGL